DNA from Verrucomicrobiales bacterium:
GAAAAACTCACTCGTCTCCTTCGACCAGAATCCTTCCTCGATCGAAACACGGTCTGAGTAGATCCGCATGAGGTAGGAATGACGCCTGTACAACGCCACGAGCAACGGGATGACCAGCCAACAGAACGCCAGGTGCCAGCCGAAGTTCCACCACGAGGGCCTGACTTCGCGCATCACAACTTGCGCGTTCAGCCTGTCGGTCGCCTGAGCCTGTGAAGTCGGGGCGGAGGCGAGTCTTTGAGCCACTGGATAGCCGCAACCCGGACAGGCATTCGCTTCCGTGGATACTTGTTTGTCGCACTCAGGACAGGTGATCAATGCCATGCTTAGTGGACACCGTATGGGCAATCGCCCCCTGTGTCAGGGGAAATTCCTCTGGGGCCTCCTTGATTCGGTCGC
Protein-coding regions in this window:
- a CDS encoding PH domain-containing protein yields the protein MALITCPECDKQVSTEANACPGCGYPVAQRLASAPTSQAQATDRLNAQVVMREVRPSWWNFGWHLAFCWLVIPLLVALYRRHSYLMRIYSDRVSIEEGFWSKETSEFFIKDIRSIDVRQGVWGRMVGIGDVTISTAATVDAAETASGVADPNEIKDMLIAQRQQTAS